One segment of Streptomyces sp. YIM 121038 DNA contains the following:
- a CDS encoding MFS transporter: MEPQTEADTPDRHGDVARPRPPQGPRAGADALSARDFRLFWWANAADALGTQASGVVLPLLLLALGHSAQTAGLVAGLSLAAGILLGPLAAVPADRGARKTIMFWSAAVSALALGSVALTLALGHLTLAHLLGAVLVERFATACHEAASRGTVALVCPPDEQPRAVARLAAADQGALILGPALGGAAYQLSRALPFLADAVSYAVAALCVRGMRTDLKAATEPSGDSLLREAAAGLRLVRRQPLLRLVLVWIALVNGVAVALYYAAVFALERSGTGALPLGVVLAVSGGAGLAGSLAAPKVAVRVGAARLVTAATWLLVPLTAALATATGPWAYGALLGAVCLVIPLAAVVLQARVLLVAEPAVQARVGAVLGTASGGAAALAPVLAGLFADRVDTAAPALCCAALLTVLAVHTTRRAALAEAAA, encoded by the coding sequence GTGGAGCCACAGACGGAAGCGGACACACCGGACCGCCACGGCGACGTAGCGCGGCCTCGGCCGCCCCAAGGCCCCCGCGCCGGTGCCGATGCGCTCTCCGCCCGCGACTTCCGCCTCTTCTGGTGGGCCAACGCCGCCGACGCACTCGGCACCCAGGCCTCCGGCGTCGTCCTGCCGCTGCTGCTCCTCGCGCTCGGCCACTCCGCGCAGACGGCCGGGCTCGTGGCCGGGTTGTCGCTGGCCGCCGGGATCCTGCTCGGCCCGCTCGCCGCGGTCCCCGCCGACCGGGGCGCCCGCAAGACGATCATGTTCTGGTCCGCCGCCGTCTCCGCGCTCGCCCTGGGGTCCGTCGCCCTGACGCTCGCGCTCGGGCACCTCACGCTCGCCCACCTCCTCGGCGCCGTCCTGGTCGAGCGGTTCGCCACCGCCTGCCACGAGGCGGCCTCGCGCGGCACCGTCGCCCTGGTCTGCCCGCCCGACGAACAGCCGCGCGCGGTCGCCCGGCTCGCCGCCGCCGACCAGGGCGCGCTGATCCTCGGCCCGGCCCTCGGCGGCGCCGCCTACCAGCTCTCGCGCGCCCTGCCCTTCCTGGCCGACGCGGTCTCCTACGCCGTCGCCGCCCTCTGCGTACGCGGGATGCGCACCGACCTGAAGGCCGCGACGGAGCCCTCCGGCGACAGCCTGCTCCGCGAGGCCGCGGCGGGCCTGCGCCTGGTGCGGCGACAGCCGCTGCTGCGCCTGGTCCTGGTCTGGATCGCCCTCGTCAACGGCGTCGCCGTCGCGCTCTACTACGCCGCCGTCTTCGCCCTCGAGCGCTCCGGCACGGGGGCGCTTCCGCTCGGCGTCGTGCTCGCGGTCTCCGGCGGCGCGGGGCTCGCCGGTTCGCTCGCCGCGCCGAAGGTCGCGGTCCGCGTCGGCGCCGCCCGGCTCGTCACCGCTGCGACCTGGCTGCTCGTCCCGCTGACCGCGGCACTCGCCACCGCCACCGGACCGTGGGCGTACGGCGCGCTGCTCGGCGCGGTCTGCCTGGTCATCCCGCTGGCCGCCGTGGTCCTCCAGGCGCGGGTGCTCCTCGTCGCCGAGCCCGCCGTGCAGGCCCGCGTCGGCGCGGTCCTCGGCACCGCGTCCGGCGGCGCCGCGGCCCTCGCCCCGGTCCTCGCGGGCCTGTTCGCCGACCGGGTGGACACCGCAGCGCCCGCCCTCTGCTGCGCCGCCCTGCTCACCGTCCTCGCCGTGCACACCACCCGGCGGGCCGCCCTCGCGGAGGCCGCCGCGTGA